In a genomic window of Zingiber officinale cultivar Zhangliang chromosome 9B, Zo_v1.1, whole genome shotgun sequence:
- the LOC122022810 gene encoding uncharacterized protein LOC122022810 codes for MKGCIRQIEHLNPSGASEQDILTRAKMLFAEDPKYTKGFKFDHVWNILKDIEKFGIDFMNTASMKSRQQNANAGSSEQQFFEEAFHTPSSPGVSAFDLNITDSDSGASSNKRPLGVKKAKMKKKNDEQIAKVININAQLVEAMNASTAATTKMADTMLYKEETKILFKDLNSISNPMMREYIRDEQIKIMQKRMQVQGSHSVAHQGERSQTSQIQGEGSQLNQYQGEDQESHNPTNIF; via the exons ATGAAAGGTTGCATTCGACAAATCGAACATTTGAATCCTAGTGGAGCATCGGAACAAGATATT TTAACTCGTGCCAAAATGTTATTTGCAGAAGACCCAAAATACACAAAGGGTTTCAAATTTGACCATGTCTGGAATATTCTCAAAGACATTGAAAAATTTGGCATTGACTTTATGAATACTGCATCCATGAAATCGCGACAACAAAATGCTAATGCTGGTTCATCTGAACAACAATTCTTCGAGGAAGCATTTCATACACCTTCATCTCCTGGTGTGTCTGCTTTTGATCTTAATATCACTGATTCAGATAGCGGTGCTAGTTCTAATAAACGACCTCTAGGGGTGAAAAAagcaaaaatgaagaaaaagaatgaTGAACAAATTGCAAAGGTAATTAATATTAATGCTCAACTTGTTGAGGCAATGAATGCAAGTACTGCTGCTACTACAAAAATGGCAGATACTATGCTTTACAAGGAAGAAACcaaaattttattcaaagatTTGAACTCGATCTCTAACCCGATGATGCGTGAATATATTCGCGATGAGCAAATTAAAATTATGCAAAAGAGAATGCAAGTACAAGGATCTCATTCAGTTGCACATCAAGGAGAAAGATCTCAAACATCTCAAATACAGGGAGAAGGATCACAACTTAATCAATATCAAGGTGAAGATCAAGAATCTCATAATCCTACGAATATTTTCtga